The segment AGGGCTTCCTCCGGAAGGCGGTGGCCGAACTTCTTGGGCAGATCCAGGTGGCCGATGGCGTGGAAGAGGCCGCTTTTTGCGGCCTTTTCTACCTCCTGGAAGTAGGCCTGGAAGATTCCCTTCAGGTCTCGCCAGGTGTACTCCTCCTGGTGGTCGGGATGGTCCAGGGGCCAGGCCCCCAGGTAGTGGACGCTGCCGATCACGTAGTCGAAGGGGTAGCCCTTAAGCAGGGTCCGCACGAACTCCTCCGTGCCCTCGTGGAAGTCCGCCTCGAGGCCGATGCCCACGTAAAGATCCGGGTGATCCTCCCGGATTTTCTCCAGGGCTAGGAGGTAGAAGGGCAGGGCCTCGAGGCCCATGCGGCTCATGGGATCGTACCAGGAGGGCATGGGGCTGTGGTCGGTGAAAACCAGGCCCTTCAACCCCGCTTTCCGGGCGTAAAACAGGTACTCCCCCGGGGCCCCCTGGGCATGGCCGCAAAGGGGGGTGTGGACGTGGCTATCCACCATGTACCGATTCTATCCGAAGAAGGGCTCCTTCCCAGGTGTAGGCGACCACCCTTTGCCCCAGGGCCTGGGAC is part of the Thermus caldilimi genome and harbors:
- a CDS encoding histidinol-phosphatase HisJ family protein: MVDSHVHTPLCGHAQGAPGEYLFYARKAGLKGLVFTDHSPMPSWYDPMSRMGLEALPFYLLALEKIREDHPDLYVGIGLEADFHEGTEEFVRTLLKGYPFDYVIGSVHYLGAWPLDHPDHQEEYTWRDLKGIFQAYFQEVEKAAKSGLFHAIGHLDLPKKFGHRLPEEALVELAEPALGAIAEEGLLLDVNTAGLRNPAQEIYPAPALLRRARELGIGVVLGSDAHQPPQVGYAFKEAVDLLLNLGYQEAHYFQGGKAQAYPLSRAS